A DNA window from Macadamia integrifolia cultivar HAES 741 chromosome 4, SCU_Mint_v3, whole genome shotgun sequence contains the following coding sequences:
- the LOC122075525 gene encoding uncharacterized protein LOC122075525 translates to MFEGLVRWLLLGFLIQKNPERSTQDQLMERGLHDGRHLFEVCINGSQGAGCASHNWTVDTGKVFGNIWVLHFFGEKLIYLLANGFDVLDDPVESFLRYMIFVRRFVPLPSRNSLSLNIILDFELYGMNLTTLQVIIPLMLKTTAYTKFIDKIRVYDILNVEYDRISVYMLSKSPFPTLE, encoded by the exons ATGTTTGAAGGGCTGGTTCGTTGGTTGCTGCTCGGATTTCTCATCCAAAAAAATCCTGAAAGATCAACTCAAGATCAACTTATGGAACG GGGGTTGCATGATGGAAGACATTTATTTGAGGTCTGCATCAATGGGTCTCAAGGAGCTGGTTGTGCTAGCCATAACTGGACTGTTG ATACTGGGAAAGTATTTGGCAATATTTGGgttcttcatttttttggggaGAAGCTAATATATTTATTGGCAAATGGCTTTGATGTTTTAGATGATCCTGTTGAAAGTTTCTTAAG gtacATGATCTTTGTAAGAAGGTTCGTGCCACTACCTAGCAGGAACTCTCTGTCTTTAAATATTATACTGGACTTCGAACTCTATGGTATGAATTTGACAACTTTGCAGGTTATCATACCATTAATGTTGAAGACTACTGCTTACACCAAATTTATAGATAAAATTAGGGTGTATGATATCTTGAATGTTGAGTATGATCGGATTAGTGTTTATATGCTTAGCAAATCTCCTTTCCCTACTCTGGAATAG